The Candidatus Bathyarchaeia archaeon DNA segment ACTGCGGCTTCGGTGTACATGGTAATTACTGCGTTAGGCGTTAACATTGATTTGATGAGTTTCTGTGCATTATTTCCAGCGATAATGGGCACATTAGCTTGTTTTATGATTTTTTTCCTCGGTAAAGATGTTGGCGGAACATCTATTGGATTGCTTGCCTCGCTCTTTCTGGCTTTAAGTCCCTCTTTTATTCAGAGGACTTCTTTGGGATTTTTTGATGACGAGACAATAGGTATATTTGCCCTTTTGCTGTTCGCGTTTCTATTTTTAAGAGCGATTGAGACAGAAAGACCTGTAGGTTCAAGTGTGAAATATTCAATTGGCGCAGGTTTAGCCTTAGCATATTTCATTTCTGGATGGGGTGCCGCGTATTATCCAATTGCTCTCACTGCACTTTTTGTTTTCTTACTGGTTTTGTTGAAACGGTATACCTCGCGATTGTTACTGTCCTACAGCCTGACATTTGGGTTAGGTTTATTCATATCCATAAATGTTCCTTATATTTCACCAACATACCTTTCAACTTTCGTGATTTTGCCAGTTGCAGGCGTTTTCGTGTTGCTATGTATTTGTGAGATACTCCGTGTTTTAACGTCAACAAAATCAAAGGTGCTTTTTGTTGCGTTACTCTTAGCATTGCTCATTGGCGGCTTCGCAGTACTTTGGCAACTAGGCTACATGCGAACTATAGCTGGGAAGTTCTTTTCCGTCATTAACCCTCTTGCACGGGCAGAATCTCCTCTCGTAGAGTCTGTTGCTGAGCATAGAATTTCAGCGTGGGGTTCCATTTATTACGAGTTGGGAATTGGAATACTCTTCTTTGTTGTTGGTTTCTATTTCCTTCTTAAGAATCTTAACAATAGAAACTTGTTTATGTTGCTTTTTGGTATCACATCGCTTTACTTCGCCAGCTCTATGGTGCGTCTGCTTGTTCTTTTGGCTCCTGCTTTCGCCATTTTAGCTTCCGTCGGCATAATGGGCGTTTTGAAACCCTTTGTCGCCTTATTAAAAGAACCTCCAAAGATTATTACAAAAAAGAAGTTCGGTTTGGAACATGTTGGAAAAGAATTCAGCGGAGTTGCTATCATTCTCATATTCATCATCTTAATGACTAACTTCGCTTTTTCACCGCAATCAGGCGGAATACCAAAAGTCTACAGTCAAGCCTACGCTCCAGTAACCATCACTGCTGGAAGCCTTCCCATTGTTCCTAATCAACCAGTGCAAGAATGGCTAGACATGCTAGACTGGCTGAAAAGCAACGTGGGATATCTACCAATAGACGAAAAAGTTGTTTGCAGTTGGTGGGACTATGGATACTGGCTAACCATACTTGGAAACGTAACATCCCTTGCAGACAACGCGACAATAAATGGCACTCAAATAGAGAATATAGGTTTCACATTCATGGCTAACGAGACACAAGCAGTGGACATGTTGAAACGTTACAACGCAAAATACATTTTAATATTCACAACGCTCTCGGTGGGACAGCAGAATAATCAATATTATGCTGGCTGGGCTGGTTATGGCGACGAAGGGAAATGGATGTGGATGGCGCGCATCTCTGGCAAGGCAAAAGACCGATTTATACAGGAAGGTATTCTTGATGAAGGCTCTGCGTGGACTGATGAAGCAACTTTCGGGAACTACACAGAAAATCGATGGGCTTGGAATGATGTAGGAAAAAACTCCACAATATATAAACTGATGCTTTATGGGAAACAGAGATGGTGTGGGGTCAATAATGCTGCGTCTGTTAATGAACAAGGACAAACAGAACCATCCGTAGAACTATTGTACTTCAAAGAAGCTTACATCGCTGGACTGAATTTATCTCCAAGCGAGGCCCAAAGCAAATATGGCAATCTTGTTCCATTAGTGTGCCTTTACGAGATTAAGTATCCAAGCTAACAAAGGAGAGATAGCTTGTTTCCTAAGGTTCCGGACTACCACAAGCCAAACAAGCCTTTAGTCCCAAACGGTTTAGGCGTAATTTATGTTCTAGTGAGCGTAACCTACCTCTTTGCCTTATATTACTTTAACCAACCACCAGCATCCAACAATATTTCTTCTGCTTTGACATTAGCTGTTTGCATTTTGTTTGGAGGTTTTATGGGCTTGCTTGACGACTGGATGGATCTGCGGTGGCGTTACAAGGCTTTCTTTCCTCTAATAGCCTCTATTCCGCTCGTTTCTTTAGCAGTCAAGCTTGGATTGCGCACTTCTTTGACAATTCCGTTTTTTGAACCTCTAGATTTTGGTCTCTTATACTATTTTGTGGTTATTCCGTTAATTGTGACCGTGACTACTAATACTGTGAATCAGCTTGGAGGATTGAATGGTGTAGAAACAGTTTGTCCCGCAATTGTTTTGGTTGGGTTGATGGTTGTTTCTGGAGAGCATGCCATTATGTTGTATGCTCCGTTAGTTGCATGGCTTTTTCTTGCGTTTCTTAATTTTCAGGGGAAAATTTTTGTTGGAAACACTGGGTCCTTTGCGATTGGAATAACGTTGGCTGCCTTCGCCATTATTTCTGATGTAAAATCTTTTTTGATTGTTTCTATATTGCCGTACGTTTTTAATTCGGTGCTTATTCTGTTAACTTATTTCTTTTATAAGTCTAAAGCGCAGGTTGTGTTTGATGGTAAAAAGTTGTCTTCAGATCATAGGCGTAGTTTGGTTACTTTGATTACTTATTATCGTCCTTTGACTGAACGGCAAGTAGTTGTTACAATTTCGCTTCTTTTTGCAGCTTCAACCACGCTTGCTTTACTAGTTTACTAACGTTCAAGTTTATGTCTGTTCTATTCTTAGCTGTATGTATTGTGGTGTTACACACAAAAGGCAAAAATCAGTTTCAAGCGAGGCTTAATTGCAAGAGGTTAGAGGACTAGCTCACCATGTAATTGGCTAATGTGAGGAATCAATTATTTGCCCAGCTTTGTATGTTCCAAACGTTTCAGTTAAAGTGGAAATCACCAATTTAATAGGCGTCCGTCTAGGTGTGAAGGGCGGCGGAGTTGAAAACATTAATTTTGATGTTAAAGCAAAGCTGGAAGAAAAAGAACGCAAAAGCCAAATAGTTGTTGTGGGTTTTGGTTTGCTTTTAAATACTAAACCGAACGTTGTAAAATTTGAGATTGAGGGCATAGCAACCATAACGGGTAAGGACGCAGAAATTAAAAAAATGCTAGAGGTAGACCCTGAAACTAAAGTGCCGTATGTTTTTCAAAGCATTTACCAGCATGCCTTTACTGCAATGTATTTGATGTCGACAATTTTGAATGCGCCTCCGCCTCCAAACAATTTGCTTGTCCCGCCAAAGCAAGGGGTTCCAGTTGAGGACGTAAGCGTTGAAGTTGGAGCAGAAGCGGTAGAGGCTGTGAGTGTTCAAGCTGCAACTGCGGCGGAAGAGACAAGCGAGGTCAGCACTTCTGCAAAGTGATTTGTAGTAAACATTTAATAGTCTAAAACTCTGTGCATATGGATTATTGGCGGGTGAGTGGGCCTCCACCCGTTCCGCCATTATAAACCCCGGGAGTAGGAGGTGGAAAAGTGAAATTTGACACTGAAGATTTGGCTTTGAGTGCAGTTTTCGCTGCATTATATGCGGCGGGAGTTATCTTTCTGGCGCCTATAAGCTTTGGAGTCTATCAGGTTAGAATTGCCGATGCTTTGTTGCCGCTTTCGATGATTTTTGGCATGCCCGTTGCTGTCGGGTCAGGTCTTGGCTGCTTGGTCGCAAATGTTTACGGCGGCTTAGGCATTGTAGACATTATAGGCGGGACAATTGCAAACTTTGTGGCGTGCGCTTTAGCATGGTATGTTGGCAGAGGCGGGTTTGCTCGAAGGTTTCTAGGCGCTTTCGTTGAGACAGTGGTTATAACAGCGATTGTTGGAGGTTATCTTGCGCTTCTGTTCGAAGTGCCAGTTGAGATTGGGTTGCTTGGCATTTTCATTGGTTCTTTGGTGGCGATAAACATTCTGGGCTTTGCGCTTCTAGAAGTTTTCTATCGAAGTGGTGTAGCAAAGAAATACGCTGAAAAGCATACATGATAAAGAGATGTGCAATGTGGTTTACATGAACCGTTCCAGTTTTGTTAACCCTATTATTTCATCAAAATCCAAACCTAACGCGTCTAGTACTTGGTCGAATGTTGAATGCAAGTAAGCTATGTATTTGTCCACGTCAATCTCATTGTTTGTGGCTAATTCAACAGGCTTCACATGAGGTTCCTTAGCAACTTTTACAAAGCTTATCAAGTCGCCTGCTCTCAACTCTACTCCATTTTCTTTCAGTATTTTTGCGGCTTTGACGTGTTGTGGCGTCGTTTTTGTGTAGCGTTCCAGTTCTTCACCTAAGACCACATTGAATGCTAAATCGTTTAGGCTTTCCCACTCTCTCCGTTTTAGTCGCATGTAGCAGTCGCGGATTATTTGGCTTATGTCTTTTTTGGCATTTTCAAAATCTGCTGGCGTCTTGACCATTGCTAAGCGTTCTTTCATTCGGTCAAAAGCTTTTTTGATGAATGGTGGAATATGCTTCTTTTTGCCTGTTAATCCTTTCACGTCGACGCTTCCGTCTTCGAAAACTCCGAGGTAATTCTTCTTGCGGGAGCTGAAAACGGAGTATCTGTAAACTTTGTCTACGTCTAAGCTCATTTTTAATTCGTGCTCTGTCCAATGGGCGAGCTTTTCGATTTGTTCTTTTGAGGGGTTTTTTAGGAATATGCTGTCTGTGTCGCCGTAAAGAACTTGAATGCCAAGCTGCTCTGCTTTGTTTAGTATTTGTGTTAGCGAATGTCTTGCAATTGCTGCTGTTGCTTCGGCTACTGGTGGACAGTAGAGGTCGAAGGTTTCTGCTCCGAAGACTCCGTAGCTGGCGTTTAAGATTACTTTGAGTGCTCCTTGGATTAGGTTGTACCAGCTTCGAAGTTCGTTGGGTAATGTTTTGTCTTTTGTTTTCGGCTTGTACCATTGTACTCGCAAGTCTCTAAGCGAGCCGATTAGGAGGCTTTCTAATGCTCGTTTTTTGGTGCAGACCCAGTGTGGCGTGTCTGGGATTAGGTTGCTGCGGCATTCTGGGTGTTGGCAGAGTATGGATTGGTAGCCGAGGTTCCAAACTTTTATTATTGATGGGTATAGGCTTGGAAAGTCCATGACTGCAACGTTGAAGTGGACGCCGGGTGTTGGTTCGACAACTATTGCGCCTTTGTATTTTTTGCCTTTGATTATGGCTTTGGTTACTGTTTTGCCTTTTACGGCTAGAATGTCTTCTATGTTTGGGATGAGCATGTTTTTTCGGCGGTGTTCGTGGTGCATGAAGTTTCTTATCCAACGTGAAACGCCTTGGCGGCTTACGTCTTCCATTGGCATGCTGCTGATTCTGGCTAAAACGAGAATTAGTTTCATGACTAGTTCGTCTTCGAAGCTTGTTAGTTTGAAGGTGATTTCTGCGTCTCTGAAGCAGTATTGGGCGAGTTCTGTGTAGGATAGTTCGCCTAAACTTTTTTCCAGTTTGATTTTTTCCATTCCGATTAGGGCTTTGCCTACGTCGTCCAGCGTTACGTCGCGGTATCGGTTGTTAAAGGCGTAAATTTGGATTGAACGGTTGAAGAAAAACTTGTACAGGTCAATGTGCACGCCATATTTTAATAGGCAAACGCGTCTGCCAACCTCTATTGGAATTTCATTTCTTTTGAAGCCGAAATTTAATGCTCTATGTGCTAAATATCGTAGGTCGAAGTCGTCGCCGTTGAATGTTAATGCGAAAGGATAATTCCATAAAGCGTCAAACACAGCTCTGATTAGTTTTTCTTCTGAGTCAAAATATTCTAGGGTTACATCTGCTGGCAAGCGTTCGTTTCCTTCGCGGACTCCCTCGCGCTTTAGGAGTAAGACTTTCTTTTGGTCGTCTGAACCGTAAAGTGAAACACACACGATTGGGTAAGCTGCTTCTCTGGGGTCGGGCATTCTTGTTGGGACAGGCGTGTAAACTTCGATGTCTAAGGCTACGCGGTGGAATTTTGGAGCTGAATACTCTAACAGCCTAGCCCATTGCTCAACATATTGTAGTTCCTCATCCGTGGCTTCTTTGAAAATTTCACGTATATTATGAACCATTCTTTCGGCTTCTTCTAGGCTCTTGGGAATTAACTCGCCATTCTTTACTTCATAAAGCATTCCAGGCTGAAGATTTCTATCGTAAATGTATGATTGGTAATACTTTATTTTTGATTCCCAAACCCTAATTTTCTCCGGCTCAATGGGAGTTTCTGAAACTTTTGGAAAATCTTCTGGAATTATGTCTCTTATGCATCCAGTTGGGCGTCCACCCACTGCAAGCGGGTCTTTTGCAACAATTTTTGTTACTTTTACATTTCGTTCGGATAGTGGGTCGAATTTTTCGACAATTTCGAAATGGTCGAAGCCTTCATGTTGTGTTAAGCGGGTGATTTTTTCCAGTTCGTATTGTGAAAGGTTGGTTAGACAATAGGGCTTATGTCCAGTGTTGTCGTACCAGAAGTAGATTTTGCCGGAGTTTGGTTCGTAAAGTTTGATTAGGGCTTTTCCGGTTTTTCCGTCGTAGGTGGCTGAAACAAAATAGGAAGGCGGCAGATTATCCGGCGCTAACGGTGGAAAAGCGTGTTCTTTCTTTTCTTTTGTTATGGTTTCTGTGAATGGTAAGGCTTCCGCTTCTTTTTCCTTTAAAGGTTTAGCTTCAACTTTAGAGAAGTCCTCTAAACGTCTCTGCGCCATCTTGTCGTTGACCTACTTAACTTTATGAGAAGTATTTACTAAAATCTCTTACTACCCACTTTGTTTTTGGATTTCTCTTAAGATAACACATCGGTTGCTATTAATACGGTGTTTGAAGACAATAGCAAAAAACTATGCCCAACAATTATCTACACTGAGTATGTATAGGAAAGTCTTTAATTCTCATTTACAACATGTTGCTGTTTTGACGATTGCCAAGTCTGTGGGTTGAAATGTTTGCTTAAGGAAGCTTGGACGCTTGCTATTGAAGCTTTAAGCTGGATGGAAATGCGAAGATTAAGTGAGCGGTTAGCTTTGGCGAAAACCGTTCAGCAACTGGACATAAGAGATGCTGATGCGGTGCGATTGGCTCACTTGCTTGTGTGCGAAACAGTTAGGCGGCGAAACTTCATAGACGCGTTCATAAACAAGACATTGGAACCAGAAACAATAGACGAGTTTGACCTTGGTGTTCAAGCTTTTTTGCGGCTCTATGTTTACCAAACGCGCATAGCCAAGAACTGGGCTAAAATCGACATTAAAGAAGCTGAGAATATAGCAAAGCTTGCGCGTTCTATTCTCGGCTGGAAAACTCTCAGAAAAGTTGAACATGTCCTTGGTGAGTTGTTAACGCAAAAGCCAAAGCTGATTTTTGAAGGCTTAAGCGACGAAGAAAGAATTGAGCTTTTAACGTTTCATCCAACATGGTTCGTGAAATACTGTTTAAAGACGTTCGGAAGGCAAGAAACCATAACTCTTTTAGAGGCAAATATGCAGTCGCCGCCGGCATACATAAGAGTGAACACGCTTAAGGCTGAAGAAAACGAGATTTTAAAAAAACTTGTGGAAGAAGGCATTAAAATTGAGAAAGTTGAGCAGCTAAGACACGCATACAAGGTTCTTGGCACAAAGAAACCCTTAACCCAAACCACAAGTTTTCGCGAAGGCTTATTCTACATCCAAGACAAAGCAAGCTGCTTCGCAGCAGAAACAGCAAATCCCAAACCCGGAATGACTGTTTTAGACGTTTGTGCTGCGCCTGGAGCTAAAACCACATATTTGGCTCAGCTCATGCAGAATCGAGGCGTCATGTTTTCTGTGGATTATTCGAAGTGCAGAATGAACGTGTGGAAGAACGAAGTTGCACGCATGGGCGTTGTAAATGCAGTGCCAGTCATTGCTGATGCATGCAGCCAGCTGCCTTTCAATCTTGAAGCCGACATTGTAGTTTTAGACCCGCCTTGCACAAGCACAGGCGCATTTGGAAAATTGCCTTCTGCAAAATGGAGGCTTACAAGGCGTTCTATTGATAGAATGGCTGAGATTCAATGGCGGATGATAAACAATTGCGCAGCGCATGTTAAATCCGGAGGCACTCTGATTTATTCCACGTGCAGCATAACATTAGAAGAAAACGAAATAATCATTGAACGATTTCTAAAATGGCACCCAGAATTCGCTTTAGCTGAAACAACACCGAAAATAGGCTTACCAGCACTGAGAGGACTGGAAAAATGCCAAAGACTATACCCACATATCCATCAATGCAATGGCTTCTTCATCGCCAAACTATCAAAAGAATAAGACCCCAGTGAATCCCTCTTTCTCCAGAAAATTGAACCTATATATAAGGGGGGGCTATACACACGCAAACACACAGTTTTTTAGCTTTTTCATTACTAGTACGACTTAACTCTTTTATCTCGCACCTTTCCTAGACTTTTCCAAAAAACAAAGAACTTCAAAAATCACTTTAGCCGCTTGAACAGCCGAAACCCCTTGGTCATAGTTTGGCGCAACTTCCAAAACATCAAAGCCCACAACCCGCTTATCGCATAAACCGCATAGAATATCCAGCAAAACGTGCGGTTCTAACCCTTCTGGTTCCGGATTCTGCACTGCAGGCGCGAATGCTGGGTCAAGCACATCCATGTCCACAGACAAGTAAATGCTCTCGCATCCTGCAAGTTTCTCATGCAACTGCTTTATAACGCGCTGAACTCCATCCTTTCTAATCTGTTGCGCCGTGAAAAATTCTATTCCAACCTTCTTTGCGTAAGCTAACTCTTCCTTACAAACAGCTCTCGTGCCCACTTCAACAATTTTCGCAGGCTTGACTTCCTCATTTATTCTACGCATAAAAGTCGTGTGAGAAAGCGTCAATCCCATAAACTCGCTACGCAAATCCAAGTGCGCATCAAAACTCACAATCGCCGTCTTAGACGCTCTTTTACCCAACCCCTTCGCAACGCCCAACGTAATAGTATGCTCTCCGCCAATGATTACTGGAATTTTTCCGGCTTCCAAAATATCAGCAACTACCAACTTGATTCTTTCCAAAGTCTTTTCCGTGTCTGCAAGCACATGCAAATCACCCAAATCATGCAACTGTAAATCCTCAACATCCACACCCGTGCGAAAACTGTAAGTTTCTATATTAAGCGACGCTTGCCGAACCGCGTTTGGACCAAATCTTGCCCCAGTACGATACGTGCTTGTAACATCAAAGGGAACGCCAAAAATCACATACTTCGCTTTTTCGAAAGGCTTCTGAAAACCGCTGAAAACGTTCGATTGAGAAACAAAAAGCTCATGGTGACTCATGCATTTTCCTCTTTTTCTCTTCTCTATTCTAATGCTGGTGTTCTAAACTTTTTCGTTAACTACTGGCTAAAGCTAATCCACTTCTTAAATGGCTTGCCAAGAAAACATTAAATTTATTAATGTTAGTGTCAATGCATCTTTAAAAAGAGCGGTGATTGAATGTCCATTAAATCAAAATTTACCATGGAAAACTTGGGAATGTACGCTGCATCCGTATTTTACATAATTGCTGGAATAATACTCCTCGCCATATTACCATTCGCCAATTTTCCACTACACATCAGCATAATCGGCATGCTAAGCATAGTAACAGCGTATGGATTAATTAGAAAACGGTTCTGGACAATATGGCTAGTCATTATACTTTTCTTCACAGCCACAACCTTC contains these protein-coding regions:
- the speB gene encoding agmatinase; translation: MSHHELFVSQSNVFSGFQKPFEKAKYVIFGVPFDVTSTYRTGARFGPNAVRQASLNIETYSFRTGVDVEDLQLHDLGDLHVLADTEKTLERIKLVVADILEAGKIPVIIGGEHTITLGVAKGLGKRASKTAIVSFDAHLDLRSEFMGLTLSHTTFMRRINEEVKPAKIVEVGTRAVCKEELAYAKKVGIEFFTAQQIRKDGVQRVIKQLHEKLAGCESIYLSVDMDVLDPAFAPAVQNPEPEGLEPHVLLDILCGLCDKRVVGFDVLEVAPNYDQGVSAVQAAKVIFEVLCFLEKSRKGAR
- a CDS encoding STT3 domain-containing protein, with amino-acid sequence MKFPARERVVSALKNLGKLRIKISHSAIMTFSALLLILLVAFTVRIFPLRWEIQTGALHLSEFDPYYQFSLASYMVKNGLLSPYWPTQWVDTQRWYPGGINMGMSYPALPMTAASVYMVITALGVNIDLMSFCALFPAIMGTLACFMIFFLGKDVGGTSIGLLASLFLALSPSFIQRTSLGFFDDETIGIFALLLFAFLFLRAIETERPVGSSVKYSIGAGLALAYFISGWGAAYYPIALTALFVFLLVLLKRYTSRLLLSYSLTFGLGLFISINVPYISPTYLSTFVILPVAGVFVLLCICEILRVLTSTKSKVLFVALLLALLIGGFAVLWQLGYMRTIAGKFFSVINPLARAESPLVESVAEHRISAWGSIYYELGIGILFFVVGFYFLLKNLNNRNLFMLLFGITSLYFASSMVRLLVLLAPAFAILASVGIMGVLKPFVALLKEPPKIITKKKFGLEHVGKEFSGVAIILIFIILMTNFAFSPQSGGIPKVYSQAYAPVTITAGSLPIVPNQPVQEWLDMLDWLKSNVGYLPIDEKVVCSWWDYGYWLTILGNVTSLADNATINGTQIENIGFTFMANETQAVDMLKRYNAKYILIFTTLSVGQQNNQYYAGWAGYGDEGKWMWMARISGKAKDRFIQEGILDEGSAWTDEATFGNYTENRWAWNDVGKNSTIYKLMLYGKQRWCGVNNAASVNEQGQTEPSVELLYFKEAYIAGLNLSPSEAQSKYGNLVPLVCLYEIKYPS
- a CDS encoding RsmB/NOP family class I SAM-dependent RNA methyltransferase codes for the protein MLKEAWTLAIEALSWMEMRRLSERLALAKTVQQLDIRDADAVRLAHLLVCETVRRRNFIDAFINKTLEPETIDEFDLGVQAFLRLYVYQTRIAKNWAKIDIKEAENIAKLARSILGWKTLRKVEHVLGELLTQKPKLIFEGLSDEERIELLTFHPTWFVKYCLKTFGRQETITLLEANMQSPPAYIRVNTLKAEENEILKKLVEEGIKIEKVEQLRHAYKVLGTKKPLTQTTSFREGLFYIQDKASCFAAETANPKPGMTVLDVCAAPGAKTTYLAQLMQNRGVMFSVDYSKCRMNVWKNEVARMGVVNAVPVIADACSQLPFNLEADIVVLDPPCTSTGAFGKLPSAKWRLTRRSIDRMAEIQWRMINNCAAHVKSGGTLIYSTCSITLEENEIIIERFLKWHPEFALAETTPKIGLPALRGLEKCQRLYPHIHQCNGFFIAKLSKE
- a CDS encoding DNA-directed DNA polymerase I, coding for MAQRRLEDFSKVEAKPLKEKEAEALPFTETITKEKKEHAFPPLAPDNLPPSYFVSATYDGKTGKALIKLYEPNSGKIYFWYDNTGHKPYCLTNLSQYELEKITRLTQHEGFDHFEIVEKFDPLSERNVKVTKIVAKDPLAVGGRPTGCIRDIIPEDFPKVSETPIEPEKIRVWESKIKYYQSYIYDRNLQPGMLYEVKNGELIPKSLEEAERMVHNIREIFKEATDEELQYVEQWARLLEYSAPKFHRVALDIEVYTPVPTRMPDPREAAYPIVCVSLYGSDDQKKVLLLKREGVREGNERLPADVTLEYFDSEEKLIRAVFDALWNYPFALTFNGDDFDLRYLAHRALNFGFKRNEIPIEVGRRVCLLKYGVHIDLYKFFFNRSIQIYAFNNRYRDVTLDDVGKALIGMEKIKLEKSLGELSYTELAQYCFRDAEITFKLTSFEDELVMKLILVLARISSMPMEDVSRQGVSRWIRNFMHHEHRRKNMLIPNIEDILAVKGKTVTKAIIKGKKYKGAIVVEPTPGVHFNVAVMDFPSLYPSIIKVWNLGYQSILCQHPECRSNLIPDTPHWVCTKKRALESLLIGSLRDLRVQWYKPKTKDKTLPNELRSWYNLIQGALKVILNASYGVFGAETFDLYCPPVAEATAAIARHSLTQILNKAEQLGIQVLYGDTDSIFLKNPSKEQIEKLAHWTEHELKMSLDVDKVYRYSVFSSRKKNYLGVFEDGSVDVKGLTGKKKHIPPFIKKAFDRMKERLAMVKTPADFENAKKDISQIIRDCYMRLKRREWESLNDLAFNVVLGEELERYTKTTPQHVKAAKILKENGVELRAGDLISFVKVAKEPHVKPVELATNNEIDVDKYIAYLHSTFDQVLDALGLDFDEIIGLTKLERFM
- a CDS encoding QueT transporter family protein, giving the protein MKFDTEDLALSAVFAALYAAGVIFLAPISFGVYQVRIADALLPLSMIFGMPVAVGSGLGCLVANVYGGLGIVDIIGGTIANFVACALAWYVGRGGFARRFLGAFVETVVITAIVGGYLALLFEVPVEIGLLGIFIGSLVAINILGFALLEVFYRSGVAKKYAEKHT